In the Desulfomonile tiedjei genome, one interval contains:
- a CDS encoding response regulator yields the protein MEQNNLPTLILAGDSDSTGPFLFQDGETTETIDLNALFGPDPTESGVFDVSDVSHSTFAKLLQALSVPTLLVARSHTIKFANSAFRKTIRDSLDLQGATFSSLFPNPREARQAQLLLEKVFEERKPEVREKVLQIRRMRLWARMHLRTIRLGAERMVLVQIENLTAQKRLLSIQKYKKLVSIFPIGIAEFALPRQLECSQPFERLLSSVLDARVVDGNDKFAGIYSRRSISELMGTRLGALLPCTNKIELLYKQWIHARFPIRSFESRETDLSGGVRFFENTLIGNVNSQRLSGLWWVKLDVSEKKKTQEEIVKSQKIESLGILAGGIAHDFNNLLTGILGNISLAQTYLPPDNKAFDRLEAAVRASKQSQELTQQLLTFSKGGLPIRKTASITELVRDSVGFVLRGSNVRSAISIPQDLWSVHIDPGQVSQVLNNLFINALQAMPRGGTITVQAENCLVDAESVTHIRPGKYVRIRIKDQGVGIAPENIQKIFDPYFTTKETGSGLGLATAYSIIKKHDGLITVSSEVGVGTVFYIYLPAKPDSLTAVDPAHGTEAKAGYMGKILVMDDEQLIRDLAGEILSDLGYEASVVKDGPEAIAAYHKAMRSGRPFDAVIMDLTIPGGMGGKEAFERIREIDPEARAIVSSGYSHDPIMADFKKHGFVGVLAKPYTLDDLRNQLKAVFEHQTSTVVLT from the coding sequence ATGGAACAAAATAATCTGCCTACCTTGATTCTAGCCGGTGACAGCGATTCAACAGGACCTTTCCTGTTCCAGGATGGCGAAACTACAGAAACCATCGACTTGAACGCGTTGTTTGGCCCTGACCCGACCGAATCGGGTGTTTTCGATGTGTCGGACGTAAGCCATTCCACGTTTGCGAAATTGCTGCAGGCGTTGTCTGTTCCGACATTACTGGTTGCCAGATCCCACACCATCAAATTTGCAAACTCGGCCTTCAGGAAAACTATTCGCGACAGCTTGGATTTGCAGGGCGCGACTTTCTCATCCCTCTTCCCCAACCCTAGAGAGGCTCGACAGGCTCAATTGTTGCTGGAAAAAGTCTTTGAGGAACGAAAGCCCGAGGTCAGGGAGAAGGTGTTGCAGATCAGGAGAATGCGGTTATGGGCCAGAATGCATTTGCGCACGATTCGACTGGGTGCAGAAAGGATGGTGCTGGTTCAGATCGAGAACCTGACTGCTCAAAAGAGGCTGCTCAGCATTCAGAAATACAAAAAGCTGGTAAGTATTTTTCCTATCGGGATTGCCGAATTCGCGTTGCCAAGGCAGCTCGAGTGTTCGCAACCCTTCGAGCGGCTGCTTTCTTCCGTATTGGATGCCAGAGTAGTGGATGGAAACGACAAGTTCGCTGGGATCTATAGCCGGCGAAGCATTTCGGAACTCATGGGTACAAGGCTGGGCGCGTTGTTACCCTGCACGAACAAAATTGAATTGCTGTATAAGCAGTGGATTCACGCCCGCTTTCCTATTCGTTCATTTGAGAGCAGGGAAACCGACCTCTCTGGAGGTGTCCGCTTTTTTGAAAACACACTCATAGGCAATGTCAACAGTCAGCGTCTATCGGGGCTCTGGTGGGTCAAGTTGGACGTGTCCGAAAAGAAAAAAACACAAGAAGAGATCGTAAAATCCCAAAAAATTGAATCGCTGGGCATCCTCGCGGGCGGAATTGCTCATGATTTCAACAACCTTCTAACCGGAATTCTGGGCAACATTTCTCTCGCACAAACGTATTTGCCCCCTGATAACAAAGCCTTCGACCGACTGGAAGCAGCGGTCAGGGCCTCCAAACAATCGCAGGAGTTGACTCAGCAGTTGTTAACATTTTCCAAGGGAGGGCTGCCAATAAGGAAGACCGCCTCAATTACTGAACTGGTAAGAGACTCGGTTGGTTTCGTGTTGCGAGGATCCAACGTCCGCTCAGCAATCTCTATCCCCCAGGACTTGTGGAGTGTCCACATTGATCCGGGACAGGTCAGTCAGGTACTCAACAACTTGTTTATCAATGCTCTTCAAGCCATGCCGAGAGGAGGCACGATTACCGTACAAGCTGAAAATTGTCTTGTTGACGCAGAATCAGTGACTCATATAAGGCCCGGAAAATACGTTAGAATACGTATTAAGGACCAGGGTGTAGGAATAGCACCGGAGAACATCCAAAAGATATTCGACCCATATTTCACAACTAAGGAGACTGGAAGCGGTCTCGGCCTTGCAACAGCTTATTCCATTATTAAGAAGCATGACGGACTGATTACGGTGAGTTCTGAAGTGGGTGTCGGAACGGTCTTTTACATCTATCTTCCGGCTAAGCCCGACTCCCTCACGGCCGTGGATCCGGCGCACGGAACAGAGGCGAAGGCAGGTTACATGGGAAAAATCCTTGTCATGGATGACGAGCAACTGATAAGAGACTTGGCCGGTGAGATACTCTCCGATCTGGGGTACGAGGCTAGCGTGGTGAAAGACGGACCCGAAGCCATAGCTGCTTATCATAAGGCCATGCGTTCGGGGCGGCCGTTTGACGCCGTCATAATGGACTTGACGATACCTGGTGGAATGGGTGGCAAAGAGGCCTTCGAACGGATCCGCGAAATAGACCCGGAAGCCCGCGCGATTGTGTCGAGCGGTTATTCTCACGACCCTATCATGGCGGACTTCAAGAAACACGGGTTCGTTGGAGTCCTTGCCAAACCCTACACCTTGGACGATTTGCGCAATCAACTGAAAGCAGTTTTTGAACACCAGACAAGCACCGTGGTTTTGACATGA
- a CDS encoding ankyrin repeat domain-containing protein, with translation MDERGLQVSPADLTLDTDDPDVDTALLEASSAGDCVTAGVALAMGVNPNLRNASGNSALMLASLAGNSELIELLVAKGADVNLPGAGGRSALSSAAAAGRVEALNLLLEHGAQVHARDEEGRTPLFEASLWGHPEVIRELLNRGADPDHQDITGRTALMEAACWGHAEVANLILGRGVFTDAKDQSGHTALHHACGNGSTEIATLLLDAGASVDVRDARGETPLMRACTGGHFDVVKLLIAHGADVNKRDTEGNSALTRAAGEGADEMALLLLENGAEIHSRNRKGRTAFVEAALQGQITAAGLLLQVEERDHPEIRSKDATLLRASSRGLLEVVNFLLDKGVDVNHSGSSGRTALLLAAEKGHPEVVESLLAAGAAPDHCDRTGDTPLMKACSKGHLSVARLVLGAGAAVDARNTYGNTALMRAAFKGHLRVAEVLIEHGADPNARNSHGNSPLIFACFKGHASMARLLLDKGAEVDRPDKSGETALAKACGNGFEKVVRLLLNRGAQINATNDRGTSCLAKAAFAGHATIVKLLLQKGAVFSSNGRVLAKAASKGHAQIVALLMNPQGLAHGDEETTAIVTDRANGGSPQTNADSVNASEEGLDPDVTRNGVLLAATKRQLQNLEALLAAGEDFSVPAGLQVATLLRAAQAGQTRLIELLLDKGADVDATDRAGNSALITAAKYGHQDVVKLLLNRGAKVNAEDRRGKTALIRAAGSGHSKIVGLLLAAGADLNHTTLRKNTAIMRAIYNDRLDVAKLLLNAGADVSVTNAYGYSAPLLAVSKGHHELIALLKDRDRSNSLGQEAAGSTTLNP, from the coding sequence TTGGATGAGAGGGGCCTGCAAGTTTCTCCTGCCGATTTGACGCTTGATACAGACGATCCCGATGTCGACACAGCCTTGCTTGAGGCATCTTCCGCTGGCGATTGCGTGACGGCCGGGGTGGCCCTGGCCATGGGCGTCAACCCCAACTTGCGAAATGCGTCCGGCAACAGCGCGTTGATGCTGGCCTCGCTGGCAGGGAATTCGGAATTAATCGAACTTCTGGTTGCAAAAGGTGCAGATGTCAATTTACCAGGAGCGGGGGGCCGTTCGGCACTTTCCTCCGCAGCGGCGGCAGGGCGCGTTGAAGCTCTGAACCTCCTACTCGAGCACGGTGCTCAAGTCCATGCCAGAGACGAAGAAGGCAGGACTCCTCTGTTTGAAGCCTCTCTTTGGGGTCACCCCGAAGTTATTAGAGAACTTTTGAATCGAGGGGCCGATCCGGATCATCAGGACATTACAGGTCGGACAGCTTTGATGGAAGCCGCATGCTGGGGCCATGCCGAAGTGGCGAACCTTATCCTGGGGCGGGGGGTCTTTACGGATGCAAAGGACCAATCCGGCCATACAGCCCTGCACCACGCCTGCGGTAATGGAAGCACGGAAATCGCCACGCTCCTTTTGGATGCGGGCGCGAGCGTGGACGTCAGAGATGCGCGTGGCGAAACGCCTTTGATGAGGGCCTGCACCGGGGGCCATTTCGACGTGGTAAAGCTCCTGATAGCGCACGGAGCTGATGTTAACAAGCGAGATACTGAAGGAAATTCTGCGCTCACACGGGCTGCGGGCGAGGGCGCCGATGAGATGGCCTTGTTACTGCTCGAAAACGGCGCCGAGATTCATTCACGCAACAGGAAGGGCAGAACCGCGTTCGTTGAGGCTGCATTGCAGGGGCAAATTACGGCCGCGGGCCTGTTGCTTCAGGTCGAGGAAAGAGATCATCCGGAGATCAGATCAAAAGACGCTACGTTGCTTCGAGCAAGCTCCAGAGGATTGCTGGAGGTTGTCAATTTCCTGCTGGACAAAGGAGTGGACGTGAACCACTCCGGCTCCAGCGGCCGGACCGCCCTTTTGCTGGCTGCGGAAAAAGGGCATCCTGAAGTGGTCGAGAGTCTGTTGGCAGCCGGGGCTGCCCCTGACCACTGCGACAGGACCGGGGATACTCCTTTGATGAAGGCATGTTCAAAGGGGCACTTGAGTGTGGCAAGACTGGTGCTGGGCGCGGGAGCGGCAGTTGATGCACGCAATACTTACGGCAACACGGCTCTCATGAGGGCGGCGTTCAAAGGGCATTTGAGGGTCGCTGAAGTGTTGATCGAGCATGGTGCGGACCCTAACGCGCGGAATTCTCACGGGAATTCACCATTGATCTTCGCTTGCTTCAAGGGCCATGCTTCAATGGCAAGACTGCTTCTAGACAAGGGTGCGGAAGTCGACCGTCCGGACAAATCCGGTGAAACAGCCTTAGCGAAGGCTTGCGGTAACGGATTCGAGAAGGTGGTCAGACTTCTGTTGAATCGGGGCGCCCAAATCAATGCTACCAACGACCGCGGAACCTCATGCTTGGCCAAAGCAGCTTTTGCTGGGCACGCAACGATCGTCAAGCTGCTTCTGCAGAAGGGTGCCGTGTTTTCATCCAATGGCCGTGTTCTCGCGAAAGCCGCTTCCAAGGGACACGCTCAGATAGTGGCACTTCTAATGAACCCGCAAGGCCTTGCGCATGGCGATGAGGAAACCACGGCAATAGTCACAGACCGCGCGAACGGCGGTTCTCCACAAACCAATGCTGATTCCGTGAACGCTTCGGAAGAGGGACTCGACCCTGATGTGACCCGGAATGGCGTATTGCTCGCTGCAACAAAAAGGCAGTTGCAAAATCTCGAAGCGCTTCTTGCCGCCGGAGAGGACTTTTCAGTGCCGGCAGGCCTACAGGTCGCGACGCTACTCCGAGCCGCGCAAGCTGGGCAGACGCGTCTGATCGAACTCCTACTGGACAAGGGAGCTGACGTTGACGCCACTGACCGGGCAGGGAATTCTGCTTTGATTACGGCTGCGAAATATGGCCACCAGGATGTGGTCAAGTTGTTGTTGAATCGGGGGGCAAAGGTAAACGCGGAGGACCGACGCGGGAAGACCGCACTGATAAGGGCTGCCGGTTCAGGTCACAGCAAGATCGTTGGGCTTCTCCTCGCTGCAGGGGCTGACCTGAACCACACCACGCTGCGCAAGAACACAGCGATAATGCGTGCCATTTACAATGACCGGCTTGATGTGGCCAAGCTTCTGCTGAATGCAGGGGCGGACGTCTCCGTAACGAATGCGTACGGTTACTCGGCCCCCTTATTAGCGGTAAGTAAGGGCCATCACGAGCTGATAGCGCTGTTGAAGGATCGGGACCGATCTAACTCTTTAGGACAGGAGGCAGCCGGCTCCACAACGCTCAACCCCTGA